One part of the Thermodesulfobacteriota bacterium genome encodes these proteins:
- a CDS encoding ATP-binding protein translates to MKFETGNEMKKACGPIATGQCPVTGLSIFSRPEWTDVSFGRDYRVTFSILDYSILLLRASGYATLHDLEHAILLNKEVLAKALPQEQPYIRLEDWSDLKGTSRNARACYVNYIKNRQRLAGLIFYKLSTFFKIGVKIGKRFNIVKFKVEIVDNYTDAVKRAQEILSTSQTHIENSPTNTDFSLLNICDRNVSPHKIASQPGWCYQAENFSVRYEVINGCVLHGITTGRYEKEHIGPSIKLREEVIRSTGLSESPYSLVLGLEESDGISQSTRKQYVQTILDLHKKYPFNMFIFYGVNRWLNAGINIARPLMPFKVKVVKDLKSALDLIDKEKSINIVPKPFMNDRDPAGKPFTSDQTQHYVDDLLKFIGEVDWETGGINEEARKDHSHPFGPVFDAIKLIKWELDDLWIEQKRVEEELKQAIETAKKANLAKSEFLANMSHELRTPLNHILGFTELVVDKNFGELNDIQEEYLNDVLSSSKHLLSLINDILDLSKVEAGKLELQPSNCNLKVLLENSLIMIKEKALKHGIRLSKHIDGIPQTITADERKLKQIMYNLLSNAVKFTPDGGEIRITADLADGSFPLAEDSTHRTSDQKPRTRSNESEALQEFIQISVMDTGIGIKREDIKRIFKPFEQVESSTNRRFQGTGLGLALTKKLVEFHSGKIWVESEGEGKGSTFRLVIPI, encoded by the coding sequence TTGAAATTTGAAACAGGAAATGAAATGAAAAAAGCCTGTGGGCCAATAGCCACCGGCCAATGCCCTGTGACCGGGCTATCCATCTTTAGCAGGCCTGAATGGACTGATGTCAGTTTCGGCAGGGACTACAGGGTGACATTCAGCATCCTGGATTATAGCATCCTTTTGCTGAGGGCTTCAGGATACGCAACATTGCATGATCTTGAACACGCAATACTGTTAAACAAAGAGGTGCTGGCTAAAGCTTTGCCCCAAGAACAACCCTATATCCGGTTAGAAGACTGGTCCGACCTTAAAGGTACTTCACGGAATGCCCGTGCCTGTTATGTCAACTATATTAAAAATCGCCAACGACTTGCGGGTTTGATTTTCTATAAGTTGTCCACATTTTTCAAGATAGGTGTAAAAATAGGAAAGAGATTCAATATTGTAAAATTCAAGGTGGAGATAGTTGATAATTACACGGATGCGGTTAAACGCGCTCAAGAAATATTATCAACCAGCCAAACTCACATAGAAAATTCTCCTACCAACACCGACTTTTCCCTCCTCAATATCTGTGACAGGAACGTATCGCCTCATAAGATAGCTTCTCAGCCTGGCTGGTGCTATCAAGCTGAAAATTTTTCAGTACGATATGAGGTCATCAACGGTTGTGTCCTCCATGGAATAACCACCGGCCGCTATGAAAAAGAGCATATCGGCCCGTCTATAAAATTGCGCGAGGAGGTCATAAGGTCGACGGGTTTATCAGAAAGCCCATACTCTTTGGTCCTGGGGCTAGAGGAATCCGATGGGATCAGCCAGAGCACTCGCAAACAGTATGTTCAGACCATATTGGACCTGCATAAAAAGTATCCTTTCAACATGTTCATTTTTTACGGAGTAAACAGATGGTTGAATGCAGGGATCAATATAGCCAGACCCCTTATGCCCTTCAAGGTCAAGGTGGTAAAGGATTTAAAGAGCGCTTTGGATCTCATAGATAAAGAAAAATCCATAAATATAGTTCCAAAGCCTTTTATGAATGACCGAGATCCAGCCGGGAAGCCCTTTACATCTGATCAGACCCAGCATTATGTTGATGATTTGCTTAAATTTATAGGAGAAGTCGACTGGGAGACTGGCGGCATTAATGAAGAGGCGAGGAAAGACCATTCCCACCCTTTTGGTCCTGTTTTCGATGCCATAAAGCTAATCAAATGGGAGCTTGACGATCTTTGGATTGAACAGAAACGGGTAGAGGAAGAATTAAAACAGGCCATTGAAACAGCGAAGAAAGCCAACCTCGCCAAGAGCGAATTTCTGGCCAACATGAGCCACGAACTCAGAACGCCGCTGAATCACATCCTCGGTTTTACCGAGCTGGTGGTGGATAAAAATTTTGGGGAGCTAAACGATATCCAGGAAGAATATCTCAACGACGTGCTGTCCAGCAGTAAGCATCTGCTCTCCCTGATCAACGACATTTTGGACCTTTCCAAGGTGGAGGCAGGCAAACTGGAGCTGCAACCTTCCAATTGTAACCTAAAGGTGCTGCTGGAAAACAGCCTGATCATGATCAAGGAAAAGGCGTTGAAACATGGCATACGCCTGTCAAAGCATATTGACGGCATTCCACAGACCATAACGGCGGATGAACGCAAACTCAAGCAGATTATGTACAACCTGCTGTCCAACGCGGTGAAATTTACTCCGGACGGCGGGGAAATCCGCATTACAGCGGATTTAGCTGATGGTTCATTCCCTTTAGCTGAAGACAGTACCCACAGGACTTCTGATCAAAAACCAAGAACCCGAAGCAATGAATCGGAAGCTTTGCAAGAATTCATACAAATTTCCGTGATGGACACCGGCATCGGTATAAAACGCGAAGATATCAAACGCATCTTTAAGCCATTTGAACAGGTAGAAAGTTCTACAAACCGTAGGTTTCAGGGCACCGGACTGGGTTTGGCACTGACCAAAAAATTGGTAGAGTTTCATAGTGGAAAAATCTGGGTGGAGAGTGAGGGAGAGGGAAAAGGAAGTACTTTTCGCTTGGTGATCCCCATCTAA
- a CDS encoding 7TM diverse intracellular signaling domain-containing protein: MKKPILIILVLFAVLIWLSSDALCTGTPRTPVPKVVKGQMDLRAWDFSQNGPVQLSGYWEFHWNRLLGPGDFKEKSQKTGGGYIKLPKAWNGLEMNGQKLSGTGCGTYRLDVLIKKQFEPLALRLRTIGSAFSLFVNGRKLGSAGTVGLSRKLSKPEWAPQVTVFKPDSDHVEIILQVSNFRHRKGGPGTVIQLGLAKDILKSKELNLAAELFVCGSIFIIGLYHLGIFGLRRKDRASLFFGLFCLSITIYTLLSGERFFAHIFPSSSWFLRVRLTNLTSFVSVPLFLLFLHSLFPVEFSKKLLRAFMAIFSVLLGIVLVTPSDLYTRFIPVFHVITLLGGIYSLYVIFAAVRKKREGAVVFLLGFFLFFLTVVNDVFYDHVLIQTGQFIGAGLFLFIFSQSFLLSMRFSRAFFLSEKQQKSLKKTNAALKESEEKYRLLAENVKDNIWIWDLEKEAFTYVSPSINELLYYTPEEGRQISMDQIITVPFRERVAGIIIEELELAQSSDFDLSRSRTLEVELLRKDGSTVMAEVTASILHDEQDRPNRILGVTRNIEERKKAEALQRDKQAAEAANEAKSLFLANMSHELRTPLNHIIGFTELVVDKNFGELNDIQEEYLNDVLSSSKHLLSLINDILDLSKVEAGKLELEPSNCNLKMLLDNSLIMIKEKALKHGIRLSKHIDGIPETITADERKLKQILYNLLSNAVKFTPDGGEIRITADLIDGSFPLAENSTTKASDQKPKTLSNESKASQKFIQISVTDTGIGIKHKDLKRIFSPFEQVESSASRRFQGTGLGLSLTKNLVKLHGGRIWAESDGQGSGSTFRVTIPLKAQEGYL, encoded by the coding sequence ATGAAAAAACCGATTTTAATAATATTGGTACTCTTCGCAGTGTTGATCTGGCTTTCCTCTGACGCTTTGTGCACCGGAACGCCCAGGACACCTGTTCCTAAAGTGGTTAAGGGTCAAATGGATCTTAGAGCTTGGGACTTTTCACAAAATGGACCTGTTCAACTTTCCGGATATTGGGAATTTCACTGGAACAGGCTGTTGGGCCCGGGGGATTTTAAAGAAAAGAGTCAAAAGACCGGGGGTGGGTATATCAAGCTGCCCAAGGCGTGGAACGGACTTGAAATGAACGGGCAAAAACTGTCCGGAACCGGTTGCGGGACCTATCGTCTTGATGTGTTGATAAAAAAGCAGTTCGAACCCTTAGCCCTGAGGCTCAGGACAATCGGGAGTGCCTTTTCGCTGTTCGTCAATGGGCGTAAGCTTGGATCAGCAGGAACAGTCGGGCTGTCACGGAAACTTTCAAAACCTGAATGGGCGCCCCAGGTGACAGTTTTCAAACCTGACAGCGATCATGTGGAGATCATCTTACAGGTCTCCAACTTTCGCCACAGAAAGGGCGGGCCCGGCACGGTTATCCAGTTGGGTTTGGCAAAAGATATCCTTAAATCAAAAGAACTCAATCTGGCTGCAGAACTCTTTGTCTGCGGAAGCATATTTATTATCGGACTCTATCACCTCGGAATTTTCGGCTTGCGCAGAAAAGACAGAGCATCTCTCTTTTTCGGTCTCTTTTGCCTATCGATCACCATCTACACCCTGTTATCAGGAGAGCGATTTTTTGCCCATATCTTCCCTTCCAGCAGCTGGTTTTTGAGGGTGAGACTGACCAATCTAACCTCTTTTGTGAGTGTGCCCTTGTTCCTCTTGTTTCTTCATTCCCTTTTTCCCGTGGAGTTTAGCAAGAAACTCCTCCGGGCATTCATGGCGATCTTCTCCGTCCTTCTGGGCATCGTGCTTGTTACACCGTCCGACCTTTACACCCGTTTTATACCGGTCTTTCATGTGATCACACTCCTTGGCGGTATCTATTCCCTTTACGTCATCTTTGCCGCTGTAAGAAAAAAAAGAGAGGGAGCCGTTGTCTTTCTTCTGGGCTTTTTTCTTTTTTTCCTTACGGTGGTGAACGATGTGTTCTACGATCATGTCCTGATCCAGACCGGGCAGTTCATCGGAGCCGGCCTGTTCCTATTCATTTTTTCTCAGTCATTCCTGCTCTCCATGCGGTTCTCCCGTGCCTTCTTTTTGTCGGAAAAACAGCAGAAATCCCTGAAAAAGACAAACGCAGCATTGAAGGAATCAGAAGAAAAATACCGGCTTCTGGCAGAAAATGTAAAGGACAATATTTGGATCTGGGACTTGGAAAAAGAGGCCTTTACCTATGTCAGCCCCTCCATTAACGAGCTTCTATACTACACACCGGAAGAGGGGCGACAAATCTCCATGGATCAGATCATCACGGTGCCTTTTCGAGAGCGCGTCGCCGGTATCATTATAGAAGAGCTAGAATTGGCGCAATCTTCAGATTTCGATCTGTCTCGGTCAAGGACATTGGAGGTGGAACTCCTGCGAAAAGACGGATCCACGGTCATGGCCGAGGTAACCGCGAGCATTTTGCACGACGAGCAGGACCGACCGAACCGAATTCTTGGCGTCACTCGAAATATTGAAGAGAGAAAAAAGGCGGAAGCCCTTCAGCGAGACAAGCAGGCGGCAGAAGCGGCAAATGAGGCCAAAAGCCTATTTTTGGCCAATATGAGTCATGAACTTAGAACACCGTTGAATCACATCATCGGTTTTACCGAACTGGTGGTGGATAAAAATTTTGGGGAGTTAAACGATATCCAGGAAGAATATCTCAACGACGTGCTGTCCAGCAGCAAGCATCTACTCTCCCTGATCAACGACATTTTGGACCTTTCCAAGGTGGAGGCAGGCAAATTAGAGCTGGAACCTTCCAATTGTAACCTAAAGATGCTGCTGGACAACAGCCTGATCATGATCAAGGAAAAGGCGTTGAAGCATGGCATACGACTGTCAAAGCATATTGACGGCATTCCGGAGACCATAACGGCGGATGAACGCAAACTCAAGCAGATTTTGTACAACCTGCTGTCCAATGCGGTGAAATTCACCCCGGACGGTGGAGAAATCCGCATCACAGCGGATTTAATTGATGGTTCATTCCCTTTAGCTGAAAACAGTACCACCAAGGCTTCCGATCAAAAACCAAAAACCCTAAGCAATGAGTCGAAAGCGTCACAAAAATTTATACAAATTTCCGTGACCGACACCGGTATTGGAATAAAGCACAAAGATCTCAAGCGCATCTTTAGCCCCTTCGAGCAGGTGGAGAGCTCGGCAAGCCGAAGATTTCAAGGCACCGGACTGGGTCTGTCGCTGACTAAAAACCTGGTGAAACTGCATGGTGGCAGAATTTGGGCCGAAAGCGATGGTCAGGGAAGTGGAAGCACTTTTAGAGTCACTATTCCTTTAAAAGCACAGGAAGGATACCTTTGA
- a CDS encoding response regulator, with the protein MNEKVVLVIEDDELNQKLVKEILRVGNYKAIEALDAETGIEMARRHKPDLILMDIHLPKMDGFSATKIIKSDKNLKQLPIVALTALAMPDDREKALEAGCDGYVTKPFRFQDLLKTIDQLLDSSDRVNIMENMKDSQET; encoded by the coding sequence ATGAACGAAAAGGTGGTATTGGTTATCGAGGATGACGAATTAAACCAGAAACTGGTGAAAGAGATATTACGGGTGGGAAATTATAAGGCCATTGAGGCGCTGGATGCGGAAACAGGCATTGAAATGGCCCGCCGGCATAAACCGGACCTCATTCTCATGGATATTCATCTTCCCAAAATGGATGGCTTCAGTGCGACCAAGATCATCAAGAGTGACAAGAATTTGAAACAGTTACCCATTGTGGCTCTCACCGCTCTGGCCATGCCCGATGACCGGGAAAAGGCTCTGGAAGCAGGCTGCGACGGCTATGTTACCAAACCGTTCCGCTTCCAGGATCTACTGAAAACGATTGACCAACTTCTGGACTCAAGCGACAGGGTCAACATCATGGAAAATATGAAAGATAGTCAGGAAACATGA
- a CDS encoding response regulator: MRPKGKILIVDDEPLNVKLIKAKLLSEQYQTISAFSGEEALEKVESDSPDLILLDIMMPGMNGYEVTEQIKNDPATRNIPIILITALDGSNNKIKGLESGADEFLNKPVNTAELLARVQSLLRLKQYQDQLKMHQGSQELLTRPFEGDTSPDNRIDLPSLLLVEDDEKDAQLIQMQLYGQPYRMKVVQTGEEALSCAQQEKIDLIILDILLPGVDGFDVSRELKGNESTSNIQIVAVTNLKDMESKVKGLKLGVDDYLVKPINMHEFRARINALIKKKAYLDKLKTGYESAVHSAITDRLTGLYNYAYFHYFLENEIKRSERHHHPVALIMMDIDDFKHFNDSMGHLAGDEILKQLGRLIREDIREIDLGVRYGGEEFAIVMPYTDLKGAINMARRIKSLIKNHSFMVNNFPPASLTVSMGIAVYPENALTSTDLIQGADTALYGAKNGGKDRIYMVDDNSNAQPIAASLK; this comes from the coding sequence ATGCGACCCAAGGGAAAGATCCTGATTGTGGATGATGAACCTTTGAATGTAAAACTTATAAAGGCAAAGCTACTCTCTGAACAGTATCAAACCATATCGGCCTTCAGCGGGGAGGAAGCCCTGGAAAAGGTAGAATCGGATTCACCGGATCTCATATTGCTGGATATTATGATGCCGGGAATGAACGGATATGAGGTAACGGAACAAATAAAGAATGACCCTGCGACCAGAAACATTCCCATCATACTAATCACCGCCCTTGATGGATCCAACAACAAGATAAAAGGGCTGGAATCGGGTGCGGATGAATTTCTCAATAAGCCTGTCAACACGGCGGAGCTTTTGGCAAGGGTTCAGTCTCTGCTGCGGCTCAAACAGTATCAGGATCAACTGAAGATGCACCAGGGTTCCCAAGAGCTTCTGACCCGTCCATTTGAAGGGGATACATCGCCGGACAACAGGATTGATTTACCCTCCCTGCTACTGGTTGAGGATGATGAAAAAGACGCACAGCTGATTCAGATGCAGCTTTATGGACAGCCGTACAGGATGAAAGTGGTTCAAACCGGAGAGGAGGCCCTGTCCTGCGCACAACAGGAAAAGATTGACCTGATTATCCTCGATATCCTGCTGCCGGGCGTGGATGGGTTTGATGTTTCCCGAGAGCTGAAGGGCAACGAAAGTACAAGTAATATTCAGATAGTTGCGGTGACCAACTTAAAAGACATGGAAAGCAAAGTGAAAGGCCTGAAACTGGGTGTGGATGATTATCTGGTAAAACCGATTAACATGCACGAGTTTCGGGCGCGCATCAACGCGCTGATCAAAAAAAAGGCTTATCTCGATAAACTCAAAACCGGCTATGAATCGGCCGTTCATTCCGCCATTACCGACAGACTGACGGGACTCTATAACTATGCTTATTTTCACTATTTTCTGGAGAATGAAATTAAGCGATCAGAAAGACATCATCACCCCGTGGCCCTCATCATGATGGATATTGATGATTTCAAACATTTTAACGACAGTATGGGGCATCTGGCAGGAGATGAAATACTGAAACAGTTGGGAAGGCTTATTCGTGAGGATATCAGGGAGATAGATCTGGGCGTTCGTTATGGAGGAGAGGAGTTTGCCATTGTGATGCCCTATACGGATCTAAAGGGAGCGATTAATATGGCCCGGAGAATCAAAAGCCTTATCAAAAACCACTCCTTTATGGTGAATAATTTTCCACCCGCAAGCCTTACCGTCAGCATGGGAATTGCCGTATACCCGGAAAACGCACTGACCTCAACCGACTTGATTCAAGGGGCGGATACCGCACTCTACGGTGCCAAAAACGGTGGCAAGGACAGAATCTATATGGTTGATGATAATTCTAATGCTCAGCCAATCGCTGCATCGCTTAAATAA
- a CDS encoding ATP-binding protein, with product MPDKNIDDQEYLNTERFSRLYKRHYQGAMVRSCASLYMYLSALIGFYLEVISQDQLYGVTISILYLILINPPTLWGLKHIRRTRLFELYSLSINFLEIIGYTAAVYFIGGIEAFFLIPIFGAVIAYVGAVGPPRMPFIVTTFTALALSSILVLEYFGIIPSIGFFPDYHVPLNHQLTVFAVSISLLFVLAFISAYTASRMKIGRKRLQEQNVELQRSRLELKESAEALERKNFQLQLAASKARESDRLKSEFLANMSHELRTPLTHIIGFTEIIVDKTLGELNHKQEEYLDDVLKSGRHLLSLINDILDFSEVESGHIDLRASKVHLKQILSKSMELFREIGEKQNLKFSTDFDDIPHIIHADEKMLKQILYNLISNAVKFTPEGGEIRLLGKLYSQGELADSKEKNEGNKSPTDSSKPVNGNFIEISIADTGIGIRPEDRERIFNRFEQGDGSAGRKYGGAGLGLSLTKKLVLIHGGQIWVTSQGEGQGSTFHFTLQV from the coding sequence ATGCCCGATAAAAACATAGACGATCAGGAATATCTGAATACTGAAAGATTTTCACGGCTTTACAAAAGGCACTATCAGGGAGCCATGGTCAGATCATGTGCCAGTCTGTATATGTATCTGTCCGCCTTAATAGGTTTTTATTTAGAGGTCATCAGTCAGGATCAATTGTATGGCGTCACCATCTCAATTCTATACCTCATTCTGATCAACCCCCCCACTCTGTGGGGGCTTAAACACATTCGCCGAACAAGGCTGTTTGAATTATACTCCTTGTCCATCAACTTCCTGGAAATTATCGGTTACACGGCGGCGGTCTATTTTATAGGAGGAATTGAAGCCTTTTTCCTTATTCCCATCTTTGGCGCAGTGATTGCCTATGTGGGTGCGGTTGGACCACCCAGGATGCCGTTTATCGTAACCACTTTTACGGCCTTGGCATTAAGTTCGATACTGGTCCTGGAATACTTCGGTATCATTCCGAGCATTGGTTTTTTCCCCGATTACCATGTCCCGTTAAATCATCAACTTACCGTATTTGCGGTAAGTATCAGCTTGCTTTTCGTATTGGCTTTTATATCCGCTTATACAGCCAGTCGGATGAAAATCGGTCGAAAGAGACTCCAGGAACAGAATGTGGAATTGCAAAGATCGAGATTGGAGCTGAAAGAATCGGCTGAAGCACTGGAGAGAAAAAACTTCCAGCTGCAGTTGGCAGCAAGTAAAGCCCGTGAATCAGACCGATTGAAATCGGAGTTTCTCGCCAATATGAGCCATGAGCTCAGAACGCCGTTGACCCACATCATCGGTTTTACTGAAATAATTGTTGATAAAACTTTGGGTGAATTGAATCACAAGCAGGAAGAATACCTGGATGACGTTCTTAAGAGCGGCCGACATTTGCTCTCCTTGATCAACGATATCCTTGACTTCAGCGAAGTGGAATCGGGCCACATCGATCTTAGGGCGTCTAAAGTCCATTTAAAGCAGATCCTCAGCAAAAGCATGGAGCTATTCCGCGAGATAGGGGAGAAACAGAACCTAAAATTCAGCACGGATTTTGACGACATTCCCCATATCATCCATGCCGATGAGAAAATGCTGAAACAAATCCTGTACAATCTCATATCAAATGCGGTAAAGTTCACCCCGGAAGGTGGCGAAATCCGGCTGCTGGGAAAGTTATATTCACAAGGTGAATTGGCCGATTCTAAAGAAAAAAATGAAGGAAATAAATCCCCAACAGACAGTAGCAAACCGGTGAATGGAAATTTCATTGAAATTTCCATTGCCGACACCGGTATCGGCATCAGACCGGAGGACAGGGAACGCATCTTTAATCGTTTCGAACAGGGGGATGGCTCTGCAGGAAGAAAATACGGCGGCGCCGGATTGGGACTTTCTCTC